A region from the Drosophila mauritiana strain mau12 chromosome 2L, ASM438214v1, whole genome shotgun sequence genome encodes:
- the LOC117143429 gene encoding antigen 5 like allergen Cul n 1 isoform X2 — translation MIQCIWLLFATFYIPDTGASDKWCKADLCRGQHVLCDDNGNFDSTCPKQATAMLKMSWDMIALIVDKHNEYRNKFAGGMDENPKAARMTTIEWDPELAKVADGLVRRCEPIRDQCAITPTYNHAEVSYSLEKYFCMTSKKEALRKQLDHWFDPNRKDEVQKLFFSWTKNQQC, via the exons ATGATACAGTGCATCTGGCTGCTGTTCGCCACATTTTATATTCCAGATACGGGCGCTTCAGATAAATGGTGCAAAGCTGACCTGTGCCGAGGACAACACGTGCTCTGCGATGACAATGGA AATTTTGACTCCACTTGTCCCAAACAAGCCACAGCCATGCTGAAAATGAGCTGGGATATGATAGCCCTCATCGTGGACAAGCACAATGAATATCGCAACAAGTTCGCCGGCGGAATGGATGAGAATCCGAAGGCGGCGCGGATGACCACCATCGAATGGGATCCGGAACTGGCCAAAGTGGCCGACGGTCTGGTGCGTCGCTGTGAGCCCATCCGAGATCAGTGCGCCATAACCCCAACCTACAACCATGCCGAAGTCAGCTACTCGCTGGAAAAGTACTTCTGCATGACCTCGAAGAAGGAGGCCCTGAGGAAGCAACTCGATCACTGGTTTGACCCCAATAGGAAAGATGAAGTGCAGAAGCTGTTTTTCTCGTGGACTAAAAATCAGCA GTGCTGA
- the LOC117143429 gene encoding antigen 5 like allergen Cul n 1 isoform X1 translates to MIQCIWLLFATFYIPDTGASDKWCKADLCRGQHVLCDDNGNFDSTCPKQATAMLKMSWDMIALIVDKHNEYRNKFAGGMDENPKAARMTTIEWDPELAKVADGLVRRCEPIRDQCAITPTYNHAEVSYSLEKYFCMTSKKEALRKQLDHWFDPNRKDEVQKLFFSWTKNQQELSTNYFQVLRDRANRVGCAIVEYVRPALVHQLLKCVYNCGVSLCEEEDNPVYEDTDEEAASECMKGSNKQYKNLCHKDELVKSCNGGSLFVEPENDYNDGQEENMENDYEIESTVFTLPTYDPNDVLPTLPDNPDFNP, encoded by the exons ATGATACAGTGCATCTGGCTGCTGTTCGCCACATTTTATATTCCAGATACGGGCGCTTCAGATAAATGGTGCAAAGCTGACCTGTGCCGAGGACAACACGTGCTCTGCGATGACAATGGA AATTTTGACTCCACTTGTCCCAAACAAGCCACAGCCATGCTGAAAATGAGCTGGGATATGATAGCCCTCATCGTGGACAAGCACAATGAATATCGCAACAAGTTCGCCGGCGGAATGGATGAGAATCCGAAGGCGGCGCGGATGACCACCATCGAATGGGATCCGGAACTGGCCAAAGTGGCCGACGGTCTGGTGCGTCGCTGTGAGCCCATCCGAGATCAGTGCGCCATAACCCCAACCTACAACCATGCCGAAGTCAGCTACTCGCTGGAAAAGTACTTCTGCATGACCTCGAAGAAGGAGGCCCTGAGGAAGCAACTCGATCACTGGTTTGACCCCAATAGGAAAGATGAAGTGCAGAAGCTGTTTTTCTCGTGGACTAAAAATCAGCA GGAACTTTCCACAAACTACTTTCAGGTGCTGAGGGATCGAGCTAACCGCGTGGGCTGCGCCATAGTTGAGTATGTTCGGCCAGCTCTGGTCCACCAGTTGCTGAAGTGCGTCTACAACTGCGGAGTGAGTCTCTGCGAGGAGGAGGATAATCCCGTCTACGAGGACACCGACGAAGAAGCCGCATCTGAGTGCATGAAGGGGAGCAATAAACAATACAAGAATCTTTGCCACAAGGATGAGCTCGTCAAGAGCTGCAATGGCGGCTCACTTTTCGTCGAACCTGAAAATGATTATAACGATGGTCAAGAAGAGAATATGGAAAACGATTATGAAATCGAGTCCACCGTGTTCACACTTCCAACGTACGATCCAAATGATGTGCTGCCAACGTTACCAGACAACCCAGATTTCAATCCTTAA